A window from Anser cygnoides isolate HZ-2024a breed goose chromosome 1, Taihu_goose_T2T_genome, whole genome shotgun sequence encodes these proteins:
- the LOC136789755 gene encoding LOW QUALITY PROTEIN: DNA ligase 1-like (The sequence of the model RefSeq protein was modified relative to this genomic sequence to represent the inferred CDS: deleted 4 bases in 2 codons) produces EKEKEKEKEKEKEKEKEKEKEKEKEKEKEKKKKKKKKKKKKKKKKKKKKKKKKKKKKKKEKEKEKEKEKEKEKEKEKEKEKEKEKEKEKEKEKEKEKEKEKEKEKEKEKEKEKEKEKEKEKEKEKEKEKEKEKEKEKEKEKEKKKKKRKRKRKRKRKREKEKEKEKEKEKEKEKEKEKEKEKEKEKEKEKEKEQEQEQEKNKTRTRTRTRKRKRKEKEKEKEKEKEKEKEEKEKEKEKEKEKEKEKEKEKEKEKEKEKEKEKEKEKEKEKEKEKEKKEKEKEKEKEKEKEKEKEKEKEKEKEKGKGKRKRKRKRKRKRKRKEKEKEKKKKEKEKKKEKKEKEKEKEKEKEKEKEKEKEKEKEKEKEKEKEKEKKKEKEKEKEKEKEKEKEKEKEKEKEKEKEKEKEKEKRKRKRKRKRKRKKEKEKEKEKEK; encoded by the exons gaaaaagaaaaagaaaaagaaaaagaaaaagaaaaagaaaaagaaaaagaaaaagaaaaagaaaaagaaaaagaaaaagaaaaag aaaagaaaaagaaaaagaaaaagaaaaagaaaaagaaaaagaaaaagaaaaagaaaaagaaaaagaaaaagaaaaagaaaaagaaaaagaaagaaaaagaaaaagaaaaagaaaaagaaaaagaaaaagaaaaagaaaaagaaaaagaaaaagaaaaagaaaaagaaaaagaaaaagaaaaagaaaaagaaaaagaaaaagaaaaagaaaaagaaaaagaaaaagaaaaagaaaaagaaaaagaaaaagaaaaagaaaaagaaaaa gaaaaagaaaaagaaaaagaaaaagaaaaagaaaaagaaaaagaaaaagaaaaagaaaaagaaaaagaaaaagaaaaaaagaaaaaaaaaagaaaaagaaaaagaaaaagaaaaagaaaaagagaaaaagaaaaagaaaaagaaaaagaaaaagaaaaagaaaaagaaaaagaaaaagaaaaagaaaaagaaaaagaaaaagaaaaagaaaaagaaaaagaaaaagaacaagaacaagaacaagaaaagaacaaaacaagaacaagaacaagaacaagaaaaagaaaaagaaaagaaaaagaaaaagaaaaagaaaaagaaaaagaaaaagaaaaag aagaaaaagaaaaagaaaaagaaaaagaaaaagaaaaagaaaaagaaaaagaaaaagaaaaagaaaaagaaaaagaaaaagaaaaagaaaaagaaaaagaaaaagaaaaagaaaaagaaaaagaaaaagaaaaagaa aaaaaagaaaaagaaaaagaaaaagaaaaagaaaaagaaaaagaaaaagaaaaagaaaaagaaaaagaaaaagaaaaagaaaaaggaaaaggaaaaagaaaaagaaaaagaaaaagaaaaagaaaaagaaaaagaaaagaaaaagaaaaagaaaaaaaaaaaaaagaaaaagaaaaaaaaaaagaaaaaaaagaaaaagaaaaagaaaaagaaaaagaaaaagaaaaagaaaaagaaaaagaaaaagaaaaagaaaaagaaaaagaaaaagaaaaagaaaaagaaaaagaaaaaaaaaaagaaaaagaaaaagaaaaagaaaaagaaaaagaaaaagaaaaagaaaaagaaaaagaaaaagaaaaagaaaaagaaaaagaaaaagaaaaagaaaaagaaaaaagaaaaagaaaaagaaaaagaaaaagaaaaagaaaaaaagaaaaagaaaaagaaaaagaaaaagaaaaa